The following proteins come from a genomic window of Diorhabda carinulata isolate Delta chromosome X, icDioCari1.1, whole genome shotgun sequence:
- the LOC130900666 gene encoding peptidoglycan-recognition protein LB-like isoform X2 codes for MYYTVIFWSVLMDSVSLTSDPTIVTREEWQAKPPKYTNAMINPVPYVVIHHSYQPPACYNLEDCIKAMKWMQDFHQNTRGWADIGYSFAVGSDGRAYEGRGWSCVGAHAPLYNNRSIGICLIGDWRVELPPEQQLTTVKQLIEMGVREGYIQSNYKLVGHKQVREGTECPGDRLYKEIITWSHYFPDPQEIAYRNRSVDVVVPQNVNKDIKNEDDNDENKAPIS; via the exons TATCGCTAACTTCAGACCCCACGATAGTGACTCGTGAAGAATGGCAAGCCAAACCTCCGAAATATACAAATGCAATGATAAATCCAGTACCGTACGTCGTTATACATCACAGTTATCAACCTCCGGCTTGTTATAATTTAGAAGATTGCATCAAAGCCATGAAATGGATGCaagattttcatcaaaatacCAGAGGTTGGGCTGATATAGGCTACAGCTTCGCCGTAGGCAGCGACGGGAGAGCTTACGAAGGAAGAGGTTGGTCATGTGTTGGAGCACACGCACCGCTTTATAACAACAGAAGTATAGGAATTTGTTTAATAGGAGATTGGAGag TGGAACTACCCCCCGAACAGCAATTGACAACAGTTAAACAATTGATAGAAATGGGGGTAAGAGAAGGATATATCCAATCAAATTACAAATTAGTAGGGCACAAACAGGTAAGAGAAGGTACCGAATGTCCAGGAGATAGATtgtataaagaaattattacgTGGTCTCATTATTTCCCCGATCCCCAAGAAATAGCTTATAGAAATAGAAGCGTCGATGTAGTGGTACCTCAAAACGTTAACAAAGATATCAAAAACGAAGAcgataatgatgaaaataaggCGCCGATAAGCTGA
- the LOC130900666 gene encoding peptidoglycan-recognition protein LB-like isoform X3, giving the protein MVSLTSDPTIVTREEWQAKPPKYTNAMINPVPYVVIHHSYQPPACYNLEDCIKAMKWMQDFHQNTRGWADIGYSFAVGSDGRAYEGRGWSCVGAHAPLYNNRSIGICLIGDWRVELPPEQQLTTVKQLIEMGVREGYIQSNYKLVGHKQVREGTECPGDRLYKEIITWSHYFPDPQEIAYRNRSVDVVVPQNVNKDIKNEDDNDENKAPIS; this is encoded by the exons TATCGCTAACTTCAGACCCCACGATAGTGACTCGTGAAGAATGGCAAGCCAAACCTCCGAAATATACAAATGCAATGATAAATCCAGTACCGTACGTCGTTATACATCACAGTTATCAACCTCCGGCTTGTTATAATTTAGAAGATTGCATCAAAGCCATGAAATGGATGCaagattttcatcaaaatacCAGAGGTTGGGCTGATATAGGCTACAGCTTCGCCGTAGGCAGCGACGGGAGAGCTTACGAAGGAAGAGGTTGGTCATGTGTTGGAGCACACGCACCGCTTTATAACAACAGAAGTATAGGAATTTGTTTAATAGGAGATTGGAGag TGGAACTACCCCCCGAACAGCAATTGACAACAGTTAAACAATTGATAGAAATGGGGGTAAGAGAAGGATATATCCAATCAAATTACAAATTAGTAGGGCACAAACAGGTAAGAGAAGGTACCGAATGTCCAGGAGATAGATtgtataaagaaattattacgTGGTCTCATTATTTCCCCGATCCCCAAGAAATAGCTTATAGAAATAGAAGCGTCGATGTAGTGGTACCTCAAAACGTTAACAAAGATATCAAAAACGAAGAcgataatgatgaaaataaggCGCCGATAAGCTGA
- the LOC130900666 gene encoding peptidoglycan-recognition protein LB-like isoform X1 has translation MSLYFFKVIFWSVLMDSVSLTSDPTIVTREEWQAKPPKYTNAMINPVPYVVIHHSYQPPACYNLEDCIKAMKWMQDFHQNTRGWADIGYSFAVGSDGRAYEGRGWSCVGAHAPLYNNRSIGICLIGDWRVELPPEQQLTTVKQLIEMGVREGYIQSNYKLVGHKQVREGTECPGDRLYKEIITWSHYFPDPQEIAYRNRSVDVVVPQNVNKDIKNEDDNDENKAPIS, from the exons TATCGCTAACTTCAGACCCCACGATAGTGACTCGTGAAGAATGGCAAGCCAAACCTCCGAAATATACAAATGCAATGATAAATCCAGTACCGTACGTCGTTATACATCACAGTTATCAACCTCCGGCTTGTTATAATTTAGAAGATTGCATCAAAGCCATGAAATGGATGCaagattttcatcaaaatacCAGAGGTTGGGCTGATATAGGCTACAGCTTCGCCGTAGGCAGCGACGGGAGAGCTTACGAAGGAAGAGGTTGGTCATGTGTTGGAGCACACGCACCGCTTTATAACAACAGAAGTATAGGAATTTGTTTAATAGGAGATTGGAGag TGGAACTACCCCCCGAACAGCAATTGACAACAGTTAAACAATTGATAGAAATGGGGGTAAGAGAAGGATATATCCAATCAAATTACAAATTAGTAGGGCACAAACAGGTAAGAGAAGGTACCGAATGTCCAGGAGATAGATtgtataaagaaattattacgTGGTCTCATTATTTCCCCGATCCCCAAGAAATAGCTTATAGAAATAGAAGCGTCGATGTAGTGGTACCTCAAAACGTTAACAAAGATATCAAAAACGAAGAcgataatgatgaaaataaggCGCCGATAAGCTGA